ACAAAGTCTGGGGCGAAAAAAGCAGGTCAAACACCTGAAGGATATTGTCTATGACCTCTTTTTCCGTGGCAGCATGGGCGATTCGGGTGAGCAGATCAAAAGCCATGGCATATTGGGAAATCAGCTGCCGGGCCGCGTGCAGTTCTTTTTCCGTCCCTGGGGCGGGATTCGTATCTTCGGGCATCTCAGGTATCACTCCTTGCCGGATACATCCGTGGGCAACGGGTATTTTCCCCATCGATGAACCGAATCGGAAATAGCCATGAGCACCTCATCCGGCACCTGAAACGGAATTTCCCCATGGTTGTCGGACAGGATAAACCCGCCGCCGGCACCGGCTTTTGCAATGAGATCTTTGACATGGTTTTCTGCCTGTTCAACAGACCATCGCCGCATTTCAATGCCGTTCAGGTTGCCGATCACGGTCAGTTTGTTTTTGCAGGCCGCTTTAACGGCCCGGATATCCTCCAGGCAGCTGACCCCGACTGCGGCGGTGCCTGTGCCCGCGATATCCTGGAGAATGGGCAGACACCGGCCCGAGGCCATGTGAGTGGCGGTGGGCCCGTTGATCTGTGCCAGGGTCTGACAAGCGACCTCAAACCCGGTTTTCAAATACATCTTTCGGGTGGTGATGGTGGTGGAGGACACGGGATCAAAATAGCAGATGGCCGTGGCTCCGGCTGCCAGCTGGGCATTGGCCCACTGGATGCAGAACGCCTGATTGATTTTCATCAGGTGTGAAAACAGGTCCGGCTGCTCAAACATCAGATCCAGGTACCGGTCAAATCCCATCTGCATGACCGGCAGGGAAAACGGGGACATCACCACCCCGATAATGGGCACCTGATCCCGGACACGGTCCCTGAGTCCCCGGGTGGCAGCCAGGACCCGGGCCAGGCACGGGGTGTTTTCAACATCCGGCACGGTCAGGCTTCTGATGTCCTGATGGGTTTTGATCACCGGCTCTCCGGAGTTGGGAGGTCCGTCATCCATAAACATTACCTCGCCGCCGAATGCCTCGATTTCCACGGGCGCATAAAAAAAACTGTACAGGCAGTCATGCCGGTATTTTGCCAGCAGCCGCATCTGTCCTTCCACCACATGTTCAGGCGTTGAAAAATAGGTTTTGATGGACAGTCCCAGTTCTTTTGCCCCGTGCAGGGTCAGCAAAAGAAAAAACGGCACCCGGTCCGGCTCCCGGTGTCCCAGGGTGGTCAAAACCCGCTGCATGGCTGTCATCGATACCTGGTTCATGTTTTTTCCTCCATAATTTTTTCAATGGCGGGAACAACATCTGACGCGTTTTCGCACATGACGTTTGCGCCTACCATCTGCCACAACTGATCGTCAAACCGGAACGGGGCCCCGCCCACAATCAATGTCACATCACACCCCCGATCCATCAGCTTCTGCCGGACTGATTTGATTTTCAGAGC
Above is a window of Desulfotignum balticum DSM 7044 DNA encoding:
- a CDS encoding uroporphyrinogen decarboxylase family protein, encoding MNQVSMTAMQRVLTTLGHREPDRVPFFLLLTLHGAKELGLSIKTYFSTPEHVVEGQMRLLAKYRHDCLYSFFYAPVEIEAFGGEVMFMDDGPPNSGEPVIKTHQDIRSLTVPDVENTPCLARVLAATRGLRDRVRDQVPIIGVVMSPFSLPVMQMGFDRYLDLMFEQPDLFSHLMKINQAFCIQWANAQLAAGATAICYFDPVSSTTITTRKMYLKTGFEVACQTLAQINGPTATHMASGRCLPILQDIAGTGTAAVGVSCLEDIRAVKAACKNKLTVIGNLNGIEMRRWSVEQAENHVKDLIAKAGAGGGFILSDNHGEIPFQVPDEVLMAISDSVHRWGKYPLPTDVSGKE